In Nicotiana tabacum cultivar K326 chromosome 2, ASM71507v2, whole genome shotgun sequence, the following proteins share a genomic window:
- the LOC107827402 gene encoding basic leucine zipper 34-like, with translation MAHLPPRVPNMTSNWPDFSHHHQKIDTTTTAVHNPSWVDEFLDFSSTKRGSHRRSISDSIAFLEAPMVEECRRLSTPGKTSGSEFERFDDEQLMSMFNDDIANNPSSPSDNNSINEEKKMSTIISTDEQEMQQQQQQQLKTEPEEVESSCKSDEQTASDQHATADNNSSEKINDPKRIKRILANRQSAQRSRVRKLQYISELERSVTTLQAEVSVLSPRVAFLDHQRLVLNVDNSVLKQRIAALAQDKIFKDAHQEALKREIERLRQIYYQQNLKKMEDGTPTPQSKSQPTAADANASEQKEQLVN, from the exons ATGGCACATTTACCTCCTAGAGTACCAAACATGACATCAAATTGGCCTGATTTTTCACATCATCATCAAAAAATAGACACCACAACAACAGCCGTTCACAACCCGTCATGGGTAGACGAATTCCTCGACTTCTCGTCGACCAAAAGAGGTTCACATCGGAGATCTATTAGTGATTCAATAGCTTTTCTTGAAGCACCAATGGTTGAAGAATGCCGAAGGCTATCAACTCCAGGAAAAACAAGTGGTTCagaatttgaaagatttgacgaTGAACAACTCATGTCAATGTTTAACGATGACATTGCCAATAATCCTTCGTCGCCGTCTGACAATAACAGCATTAATGAAGAAAAGAAGATGAGTACAATAATCTCCACTGATGAACAGGAGatgcaacagcaacagcagcaacaacttaaGACTGAACCTGAAGAAGTTGAAAGCTCATGCAAATCCGATGAACAAACTGCTTCTGATCAGCATGCAACTGCTGATAATAATTCTAGCGAAAAGATTAACGATCCTAAGAGAATTAAAAG GATCTTGGCAAACAGACAATCAGCACAAAGGTCACGGGTGAGGAAATTACAGTACATATCTGAGCTAGAACGTAGTGTTACCACACTTCAG GCTGAAGTTTCTGTATTATCACCAAGGGTTGCATTTCTGGACCACCAACGTCTGGTCCTAAATGTTGACAACAGTGTCCTCAAGCAAAGAATCGCAGCTCTTGCCCAAGATAAAATTTTTAAAGATG cTCATCAAGAAGCGTTGAAGCGAGAAATAGAAAGGCTGAGACAAATATATTATCAACAAAACCTAAAGAAGATGGAAGATGGAACCCCAACACCCCAATCAAAATCACAACCAACAGCTGCAGATGCCAATGCTTCTGAGCAGAAAGAACAGCTCGTCAACTGA